A section of the Ciceribacter thiooxidans genome encodes:
- a CDS encoding GNAT family N-acetyltransferase: MILRPERPGDEAVIGAVTAAAFEGHPHSDGSEPRIIERLRAAGVMTLSLVAEKEGEVVGHVAFSPVIFSGGEDGWFGLGPISVRPDLQGQGIGGQLVREGLRQLRDDGAKGCILVGEPAYYQRFGFSDEHNLTTPGVPHAYLLALPLNGAVPSGIVAFHPGFFGDAA; encoded by the coding sequence GTGATCCTGCGACCCGAACGTCCGGGCGACGAGGCGGTAATCGGCGCCGTCACGGCGGCAGCCTTCGAAGGTCATCCGCACAGCGACGGCAGCGAGCCGCGCATCATCGAAAGACTGCGGGCGGCGGGAGTCATGACGCTCTCGCTCGTTGCCGAAAAGGAGGGCGAGGTGGTCGGCCATGTCGCCTTCTCGCCCGTCATCTTTTCGGGTGGCGAGGATGGCTGGTTCGGCCTCGGCCCGATCTCAGTACGTCCGGACCTTCAGGGGCAGGGGATCGGCGGCCAGCTGGTGCGCGAGGGACTCCGGCAGCTACGCGACGACGGCGCGAAGGGTTGCATCCTCGTGGGCGAGCCCGCCTACTACCAGCGTTTTGGCTTCAGCGACGAGCATAACCTCACGACACCGGGTGTCCCTCACGCGTATTTGCTTGCTTTGCCCTTGAACGGTGCGGTCCCGTCCGGCATTGTCGCCTTCCACCCCGGTTTCTTTGGCGATGCAGCATAG